A window of Microcoleus sp. FACHB-831 contains these coding sequences:
- a CDS encoding PAS domain S-box protein — protein sequence MLSKPKIVSKSDRAEGPKLLEDKAARIVKLKRQIRRGKEAQRSLEAALLESENRYQNLVELSPLAIAVHKQEKFVFINTAGAKLLGANSPEQIIGKSIWDFIPFDYQEKIKDRHRKIQEEGNQAELMEQELMRLDGKVINVEVAGIGVTDGGESATQIIIRDITKRKQIEKALRESEDRWRAIAQAIPVPLVISRVSDGVILYANEQISATFGMPLEQLIGCKALDFYDEPKDREVILEILKRDGYLFNHEVKVRNAEGKPLWMAVCLRFLMFNGEPATVAALYDITERQQTEAHLHLLERAIAASSNGIVITDAQQPDNPLIYANPSFEKMTGYKAAEVIGCNCRFLQGDSKDQPQLNELRAAIREGRESHIILRNYRKDGSGFWNELHISPVSDLHGQITHFVGVQNDITELYSTQERLRLMESCVVSANDAILITEAEAIDQQQGSNIVYVNEAFTRMTGYSAAEIIGQTPRRLYGAKTDRQQLDKIRAALKEWQSVQVELINYRKDGSEFWVEMNIVPIANQRGCFTHWVSVQRDITSRKQAEALLRDSQERYELAVRGANDGLWDWNLKTNEVYFSCRWKAMLGDEENEVLNTPDGWFNRVHSEDLVRVKAEIAAHLEGNSPHFESEHRMRHADGTYRWMLSRGLAVRDENKRAYRMAGSQADITDRKVAEEQLIYDAFHDTLTGLPNRALFMDRLGQAIARTKRRHDYRFAVLFLDLDRFKVVNESLGHSSGDRLLNAIAQRLKQSLRPEHTLARLGGDEFTILLEDIHTVDDATEVAQQIHKQLALPFHLDGHEVYTTASIGITLSFTGANGLGLEDGENTPNPDYHWPGYVLRDGSIAMYRAKAMGTDRYTVFDKSMHARAVARLELETDLRRTLQENSELLIFNCRLDQLTQTTHAPEFFATSLGVEALKLEDKLSQGSINKTKTSKLLLHYQPIVCLHSGEIRGFEALARLNHPVRGLVPPAEFIPVAEETGLIVPLGTWVLREACRQMRAWQMTCPQKELLTISVNLSSKQFMQPNLIEQVDQILQETGLDGRSLKLEITESVIMENVTAAIELTRQLRERNIELSIDDFGTGYSSLSYLHHFPINTLKIDRSFISRMSVNGEAKNDDMTLEIVQTIITLAHNLGIDVTAEGIETEQQLNRLRALQCEQGQGYFFSKPLDSQAASGLLAAKRHW from the coding sequence CCGACACCGAAAAATTCAGGAGGAAGGGAACCAAGCCGAGTTAATGGAACAAGAATTGATGCGCCTAGATGGGAAGGTCATCAATGTAGAAGTAGCCGGAATTGGGGTTACAGACGGGGGGGAATCGGCGACACAAATTATTATTAGAGACATTACTAAGCGCAAGCAAATAGAGAAAGCACTAAGAGAGAGCGAAGATCGTTGGAGAGCGATCGCGCAAGCCATCCCCGTTCCCCTTGTAATTAGCCGCGTTAGCGATGGCGTAATTTTGTATGCCAACGAGCAAATTAGCGCGACCTTCGGCATGCCGCTAGAACAATTAATTGGTTGCAAGGCACTGGATTTTTATGACGAGCCAAAAGATCGGGAAGTAATACTGGAAATACTGAAACGAGATGGCTATCTCTTCAACCATGAGGTTAAGGTCAGAAACGCAGAAGGCAAGCCGTTGTGGATGGCAGTGTGTTTAAGGTTTTTAATGTTTAACGGCGAACCAGCTACCGTAGCCGCCTTGTACGATATCACCGAGCGCCAGCAAACAGAAGCCCACCTGCACCTTTTAGAACGAGCGATCGCCGCTAGCAGCAACGGCATTGTCATCACCGACGCTCAACAGCCAGACAACCCATTAATTTATGCCAATCCCAGTTTTGAGAAAATGACAGGCTACAAAGCAGCCGAAGTTATCGGTTGCAACTGCCGCTTCTTGCAAGGAGATAGTAAAGACCAGCCACAACTAAACGAATTGCGTGCAGCTATTAGAGAAGGAAGAGAATCTCATATCATTCTCCGCAATTATCGCAAAGACGGCAGCGGGTTTTGGAATGAACTGCATATTTCACCTGTCAGTGATTTGCACGGGCAAATTACCCACTTTGTAGGCGTTCAAAACGATATCACCGAGCTTTATAGCACGCAGGAGCGACTGCGCTTGATGGAGTCGTGCGTAGTCAGCGCCAACGATGCAATTTTGATTACCGAAGCAGAAGCGATTGACCAACAGCAGGGGTCGAATATTGTATATGTCAACGAGGCTTTTACTCGCATGACAGGCTACAGTGCTGCCGAAATTATCGGTCAGACACCGCGCCGATTATATGGTGCTAAAACAGATCGCCAGCAACTAGATAAAATTCGAGCTGCACTCAAGGAATGGCAATCGGTTCAAGTTGAGTTAATTAACTACCGCAAAGACGGCTCTGAATTCTGGGTGGAAATGAATATTGTGCCTATTGCAAATCAGAGGGGATGCTTTACTCATTGGGTATCGGTGCAGCGAGATATAACGAGCCGCAAACAGGCTGAAGCATTGCTGCGAGATAGCCAAGAGCGATACGAACTTGCCGTTCGCGGTGCTAATGATGGGTTGTGGGATTGGAATCTTAAAACCAATGAGGTTTATTTTTCCTGTCGCTGGAAAGCCATGCTCGGAGACGAAGAGAACGAAGTATTAAACACCCCAGATGGATGGTTCAACAGAGTACATAGCGAAGATTTAGTCAGGGTAAAAGCAGAAATAGCAGCTCATCTGGAAGGTAACAGCCCCCACTTTGAAAGCGAACACCGGATGCGGCATGCTGATGGCACTTACCGATGGATGTTGAGCCGGGGATTAGCCGTTCGGGATGAAAATAAGCGGGCGTATCGGATGGCTGGTTCGCAAGCCGATATAACGGATCGGAAAGTGGCAGAGGAGCAATTAATTTATGATGCGTTTCACGATACCTTGACGGGGCTGCCCAACCGAGCTTTATTTATGGACAGACTAGGGCAGGCGATCGCGCGAACCAAACGGCGTCATGATTATCGATTTGCCGTTTTATTTTTGGATCTAGATCGGTTCAAGGTGGTTAACGAGAGCTTGGGACACAGCAGCGGAGATAGACTGTTGAACGCGATCGCCCAACGCCTGAAGCAATCTTTACGCCCCGAACATACCCTAGCCCGCTTGGGAGGAGATGAATTCACAATTCTGCTTGAGGATATCCACACTGTAGATGACGCGACGGAAGTTGCCCAGCAGATCCACAAACAACTAGCCTTACCCTTCCACCTCGACGGTCATGAGGTCTATACAACAGCCAGCATTGGAATTACCCTGAGCTTTACGGGCGCAAACGGTTTGGGGTTAGAGGATGGAGAAAACACCCCCAACCCTGATTATCACTGGCCGGGATATGTCCTGCGCGACGGTTCAATAGCAATGTATCGCGCCAAGGCAATGGGAACCGATCGCTACACAGTGTTTGACAAATCAATGCACGCAAGGGCGGTGGCAAGATTGGAACTGGAAACCGATCTGCGCCGCACCCTCCAAGAAAATTCTGAATTATTAATTTTCAATTGCCGATTAGATCAATTAACACAAACTACCCATGCACCTGAGTTCTTCGCTACTTCTTTGGGAGTTGAGGCGCTAAAGCTCGAAGATAAACTCAGCCAAGGGTCAATAAACAAAACTAAGACCTCAAAACTATTGCTGCACTACCAGCCAATTGTGTGCTTGCATAGCGGCGAAATACGAGGTTTTGAGGCTCTTGCCCGTTTAAATCATCCCGTTAGAGGTTTAGTTCCCCCAGCCGAGTTCATCCCTGTGGCCGAAGAAACTGGCCTGATCGTCCCTCTAGGAACGTGGGTTCTACGGGAAGCCTGTCGCCAAATGCGTGCGTGGCAGATGACCTGTCCGCAAAAGGAGCTTTTAACCATTAGCGTTAATCTCTCCAGCAAACAGTTCATGCAACCGAATTTAATTGAGCAGGTTGACCAAATTCTTCAGGAAACAGGCTTAGATGGACGCAGTTTGAAGCTGGAAATTACCGAAAGTGTCATTATGGAAAATGTCACCGCCGCAATCGAACTAACTCGGCAGCTCAGAGAGCGTAATATTGAACTGTCTATCGATGACTTTGGTACGGGCTATTCTTCGTTAAGTTATCTACACCACTTCCCAATTAATACCTTAAAGATAGATCGCTCTTTTATCAGTCGTATGAGTGTTAATGGCGAAGCCAAGAACGACGATATGACCCTAGAAATTGTCCAAACCATCATCACCCTTGCCCATAATTTGGGGATAGATGTTACGGCAGAGGGGATTGAGACAGAGCAACAGCTAAATCGGCTCAGGGCGCTACAGTGCGAACAGGGACAGGGATATTTTTTCTCTAAACCTTTAGATAGTCAGGCAGCTTCAGGGTTGCTGGCAGCAAAGAGGCATTGGTAG